The following are encoded in a window of Halodesulfovibrio sp. genomic DNA:
- a CDS encoding amidohydrolase family protein yields MYIDFHTHAFHPKIAAKAVEHLNSHYGITCQCTGVMDDLIRRVKKAGLDKMVVLCAATSAAQVIPANNFALSLKAAHPDAIPFGTIHPDFDDWENQLARLKARGIKGLKLHPDFQGFRMDEKRLLPIIEAAQKDFVILFHVGDKLAPEDNPSCPYKLSALIDQFPNARFVAAHFGGYHQWDHALKVLIGKNIYIDTSSTLDFIDDTTLNAIMKKHPHEKILFGSDYPLYSPDKELIKLKKRLKLSNSKLETFLSNGAELLGLT; encoded by the coding sequence ATGTATATTGATTTCCACACTCACGCGTTTCATCCCAAAATTGCCGCCAAAGCAGTCGAACATTTAAATTCCCACTATGGAATTACATGTCAGTGCACAGGTGTTATGGATGATCTTATCCGCCGGGTTAAAAAAGCCGGTCTGGATAAAATGGTGGTACTCTGTGCAGCAACCTCAGCCGCACAAGTTATTCCTGCAAACAATTTTGCTCTTTCGCTTAAAGCAGCTCATCCAGATGCAATTCCTTTCGGCACAATCCATCCAGACTTCGACGACTGGGAAAACCAGCTGGCACGCTTAAAAGCACGGGGTATTAAGGGACTGAAGCTGCACCCAGATTTTCAAGGCTTCAGAATGGATGAAAAACGTCTGCTGCCTATCATTGAAGCAGCACAAAAAGATTTCGTCATCCTGTTCCACGTCGGAGACAAGCTAGCACCGGAAGATAATCCATCCTGTCCGTACAAACTTTCGGCACTGATCGATCAATTCCCTAACGCACGCTTTGTTGCCGCGCACTTCGGGGGATATCACCAATGGGATCATGCGTTAAAGGTTCTTATTGGAAAAAACATTTACATCGACACGTCGAGCACGCTTGATTTCATTGACGACACCACGCTTAATGCAATCATGAAAAAGCATCCGCATGAAAAAATTCTGTTCGGATCGGATTACCCACTGTACAGCCCGGACAAAGAGCTGATTAAGCTCAAAAAACGACTCAAGCTCTCAAATTCAAAGCTCGAAACCTTCCTGAGCAATGGCGCTGAGTTGTTAGGCTTAACGTAA